In the Arthrobacter sp. 31Y genome, one interval contains:
- a CDS encoding ABC transporter ATP-binding protein produces MNDTIVEARNLIKHYKDLNALDKVNLSLSANRIYGLLGRNGAGKTTLMSILTAQAFATSGEALVFGANAYENEAVLSRICFIRESQKYPDDFQPRHAFRSAALFYKNWDQEFADRLAEDFQLPVKRRIKKLSRGQLSAVGVIIGLASRAELTFFDEPYLGLDAVARQLFYDRLVEDYAEHPRTIILSSHLIDEVANLLEHVVVIDRGRIIMDADAEEIRGSAVTVSGSAEKVDAFLAGRKILHRETLGSLASVTVDEVLSSRERTEAQELGLELSPVSLQQLVVRKTMAGAGATGTGSGEFADDTMEARR; encoded by the coding sequence GTGAACGACACCATCGTCGAGGCCCGTAACCTGATCAAGCACTACAAAGACCTGAATGCTCTGGACAAGGTGAACCTTAGCCTCTCAGCCAACCGTATCTACGGATTGCTGGGGCGCAACGGAGCCGGCAAGACCACCCTGATGTCCATCCTGACAGCCCAGGCCTTTGCCACGTCCGGTGAAGCACTCGTCTTCGGAGCCAACGCCTATGAGAACGAGGCGGTGCTGTCCCGGATCTGCTTTATCCGCGAATCGCAGAAGTACCCGGATGACTTCCAGCCGCGGCACGCCTTCCGCTCTGCTGCGCTGTTCTACAAGAACTGGGACCAGGAGTTCGCCGACCGCCTGGCCGAGGATTTCCAGCTTCCCGTCAAACGGCGGATCAAGAAACTCTCACGCGGGCAGTTGTCCGCTGTTGGAGTCATTATCGGCCTGGCCTCCAGGGCAGAACTGACCTTCTTCGACGAGCCCTACTTGGGACTCGACGCCGTAGCCCGGCAATTGTTCTACGACCGTCTGGTGGAGGACTACGCGGAGCACCCGCGCACCATCATCCTTTCCTCACACCTGATCGACGAGGTAGCGAATCTCCTTGAACACGTAGTGGTCATCGATCGGGGGCGGATCATTATGGACGCCGATGCCGAGGAGATAAGGGGCTCCGCCGTGACAGTTTCCGGTTCTGCCGAAAAGGTGGATGCCTTCCTGGCCGGCCGGAAGATCCTGCACCGGGAAACGCTGGGGTCGTTGGCATCAGTGACGGTAGACGAGGTGCTCAGCAGCCGCGAACGCACCGAAGCCCAGGAGCTTGGCCTCGAACTATCACCGGTTTCATTGCAGCAGTTGGTGGTGCGGAAGACCATGGCCGGGGCAGGCGCAACGGGTACAGGCAGTGGAGAATTCGCCGATGACACGATGGAGGCAAGGCGATGA
- a CDS encoding DedA family protein, whose translation MSDLAVSTFGGAGPVQPPMASFLPDWLNPDVFLRDSPLGPWVVLLVCAIVFAETGLLVGFFLPGDSMLFTAGLLVSTGAIEFNLWAMCAMIIVAAIIGNQTGYLIGSKAGPAIFNKPDSRLFKKENVESAHAFFEKHGGKALILARFVPIIRTFVPVIVGVAQMDKRKFFLFNVIGAVLWGGGVTLLGAWLGQFEWVGNNIDIIFIVIVLISVIPIFIEIGRGFMAKRRAAAEGTDPVEEFIEEHEGGKHTEH comes from the coding sequence ATAAGCGACCTTGCCGTATCCACTTTCGGGGGCGCGGGCCCGGTACAGCCGCCTATGGCTTCGTTCCTGCCGGACTGGCTGAACCCCGACGTCTTCCTCCGCGATTCACCGTTGGGCCCCTGGGTAGTCCTCCTGGTCTGCGCCATTGTGTTCGCAGAAACAGGACTCCTCGTGGGGTTCTTCCTGCCGGGTGACTCCATGCTGTTCACGGCGGGACTTCTGGTCTCCACAGGAGCAATCGAGTTCAACCTGTGGGCCATGTGCGCCATGATCATCGTGGCTGCCATCATCGGCAACCAAACCGGCTACCTCATTGGATCCAAGGCCGGCCCAGCGATCTTCAATAAGCCCGATTCACGGCTTTTCAAAAAGGAAAACGTGGAGAGCGCCCACGCGTTCTTCGAAAAGCACGGCGGCAAGGCCCTGATCCTGGCGCGATTCGTTCCCATCATCCGCACTTTCGTGCCAGTGATAGTGGGTGTTGCGCAGATGGACAAGCGTAAGTTCTTCCTCTTCAACGTCATTGGAGCAGTTCTCTGGGGCGGCGGCGTAACCCTGCTTGGCGCTTGGCTTGGCCAGTTCGAATGGGTCGGCAACAACATCGACATCATCTTCATCGTCATCGTCCTGATCTCGGTCATCCCGATCTTCATCGAAATCGGCCGTGGATTCATGGCCAAGCGCAGGGCAGCGGCCGAAGGCACCGACCCCGTTGAAGAGTTCATCGAAGAGCACGAGGGCGGCAAGCACACCGAGCACTGA
- a CDS encoding exonuclease domain-containing protein: MALDFTAIDFETANGFRGSPCSVGLSKVRNGVVVEEASWLMRPPENHDHFEFHNTRIHGIRAEDVAGRPRFGELFPEIGAFIGDDVLAAHNAAFDLGVIRSGLEVSGLAGPAYDYVCTVMLSRRCYSLVSNSLPYAAEEAGVPLVNHHDAAEDARACAGILVDIARRNSANSIAELYLSLGLNLPKQPAFDPSQGLSKATISALAARTGSAAERTLESALGVPGGFQAWPEEGPNPLPNPSAEPGHPLFGQTVVFTGDLAITRPEAKSRAADMGARPESRVTARTTVLIVGDGFVAGDLRAGRLTGKAKRVLELHAKGQQIEVVSEGEFLQMVGGA, encoded by the coding sequence GTGGCATTGGACTTTACGGCGATCGACTTTGAAACAGCCAACGGCTTCAGGGGGTCTCCGTGTTCGGTGGGCCTGAGTAAAGTCCGCAACGGAGTTGTGGTGGAGGAAGCCTCCTGGCTGATGCGCCCTCCGGAGAACCACGATCACTTCGAATTCCACAACACCCGCATCCACGGCATCCGTGCCGAAGACGTCGCCGGCCGCCCACGGTTCGGAGAGCTCTTCCCTGAAATCGGCGCATTCATTGGCGACGACGTACTCGCTGCCCACAACGCAGCCTTCGACCTCGGCGTTATTCGCTCAGGCCTGGAAGTTTCAGGCCTGGCCGGGCCGGCTTATGACTACGTGTGCACCGTGATGCTGTCCCGACGCTGCTATTCGCTGGTTTCCAATTCTCTGCCCTATGCCGCAGAGGAAGCCGGGGTTCCCCTGGTCAATCACCACGACGCCGCGGAAGACGCCCGCGCCTGCGCCGGCATCCTGGTGGACATCGCCAGACGGAACAGCGCCAACAGCATCGCCGAACTCTACCTTTCCCTCGGCCTGAACCTGCCGAAGCAACCCGCATTCGATCCCTCGCAGGGTCTCTCCAAAGCCACCATATCTGCGCTCGCGGCAAGGACCGGAAGCGCCGCCGAACGGACGCTTGAAAGTGCACTGGGCGTGCCGGGTGGCTTCCAGGCCTGGCCGGAGGAAGGGCCCAACCCGTTGCCGAACCCGTCCGCGGAACCCGGGCACCCGCTCTTCGGCCAGACCGTGGTGTTCACGGGAGACCTCGCCATCACCAGGCCGGAGGCAAAATCACGGGCTGCGGACATGGGCGCACGTCCCGAAAGCCGGGTAACTGCACGGACTACTGTGCTGATCGTCGGTGATGGCTTTGTGGCAGGTGACCTTCGCGCCGGCCGGCTCACAGGCAAGGCAAAGAGGGTCCTGGAACTCCATGCCAAGGGCCAGCAAATCGAGGTTGTGTCCGAGGGGGAGTTCTTGCAGATGGTGGGCGGCGCGTAA
- a CDS encoding ADP-ribosylglycohydrolase family protein, translated as MSVEPKPPAVPSFESRVHGSLLGGALGDSLGYAVEFESLAAIRARYGSAGLTSFGQLEVSSHFSDDTQMTLYTVDGLVEALEWANDGVAADEVACLWLAYLRWLATQDVAVASSAPVPQPRWIDAQDVLHHRRAPGNACLSGLATGQMGTVARPVNADSKGCGTVMRSAPFGLIPHISREAVYKLSSDAASLTHGHPSARLSAAAFSLLIHNIVAGSDPRNAATEALIYVNGVPTKAPELAERLDKALQLSLQGSPLDPEELTTALGEGWVAEEALAVGLYAVLATTGSTPAEHFRNAITVAINHSGDSDSTGSIAGNILGAYYGEDCLPADWLEALEAPEVVRGMADRLLAVTTG; from the coding sequence ATGAGTGTTGAGCCTAAGCCCCCCGCCGTTCCTTCCTTCGAGTCCCGCGTCCATGGGTCACTTCTGGGCGGCGCGCTGGGTGATTCCCTTGGTTATGCAGTGGAGTTCGAGTCTCTTGCCGCGATTCGCGCGCGCTATGGTTCCGCCGGCCTGACTTCCTTCGGTCAGCTCGAGGTCAGCAGCCACTTCTCGGACGACACGCAAATGACGTTGTACACCGTCGACGGCCTGGTGGAAGCTCTCGAATGGGCGAACGACGGCGTAGCAGCGGACGAGGTTGCCTGCCTGTGGCTGGCCTACCTGCGTTGGCTCGCCACGCAGGACGTTGCTGTTGCCTCCTCCGCACCCGTGCCGCAACCGCGCTGGATCGACGCCCAGGATGTCCTGCATCACCGCCGCGCACCCGGCAACGCCTGCCTAAGCGGTTTGGCAACGGGCCAGATGGGAACAGTTGCACGTCCGGTCAATGCCGACTCCAAAGGTTGCGGCACCGTGATGCGTTCAGCCCCGTTTGGACTCATCCCCCACATTTCCCGCGAAGCGGTCTACAAACTCAGCTCGGACGCCGCTTCGTTGACACACGGACACCCTTCAGCGCGGCTCAGTGCGGCAGCCTTTAGCCTGCTGATCCACAACATCGTGGCAGGAAGCGACCCCCGCAACGCCGCCACAGAGGCCCTCATCTACGTCAACGGCGTCCCCACCAAGGCACCCGAACTGGCGGAGCGGCTGGACAAAGCCCTGCAGTTGTCCCTGCAGGGCTCCCCCTTGGACCCGGAAGAACTGACCACAGCGCTTGGTGAAGGTTGGGTTGCCGAGGAAGCACTCGCCGTCGGGCTTTACGCCGTGCTGGCCACCACAGGCAGCACGCCGGCAGAGCATTTCCGCAACGCGATAACCGTGGCCATCAATCACAGTGGCGACAGCGACTCCACCGGGTCCATTGCCGGAAACATCCTGGGCGCTTACTACGGTGAGGACTGCCTTCCGGCCGACTGGTTGGAGGCTTTGGAAGCCCCGGAGGTGGTTCGCGGCATGGCCGACCGCTTGCTTGCTGTCACCACCGGCTAA
- a CDS encoding YidH family protein, translating to MVGKLPGTDKTWRDILREPAWRRTGKTPDYRFSLANERTFLAWIRTSLALLAGAVAVDQLAPNIAPTPVRLVLCVLLALVGAGLAVLSYRRWGQMEAAMRNDQALPFSRVMLFMTIVVAVAAFAFAVLILVAR from the coding sequence ATGGTGGGGAAGCTGCCCGGCACTGACAAAACTTGGAGAGACATTTTGCGTGAACCTGCTTGGCGACGGACAGGCAAGACCCCCGATTACAGGTTTTCTCTCGCCAACGAACGTACCTTCCTTGCTTGGATCCGCACGTCCTTGGCCTTGCTCGCCGGCGCGGTCGCTGTTGACCAGCTGGCTCCCAACATCGCGCCCACGCCAGTCCGTCTGGTCCTCTGTGTCCTGCTTGCTTTGGTGGGGGCGGGGCTGGCTGTCCTTTCATACCGCCGTTGGGGGCAGATGGAAGCCGCGATGCGCAACGATCAGGCGCTCCCGTTCTCCAGGGTCATGTTGTTCATGACCATTGTGGTGGCCGTAGCGGCGTTCGCTTTTGC
- a CDS encoding GntR family transcriptional regulator encodes MMLMIDDSKPIFMQIAELIENGIVDGSMAEESQVPSTNEFAAFHRINPATAAKGVNLLVDSGILYKRRGIGMFVATGARAQLVARRTEEFFEQYVKPLALEARKLGISAEQLNTMIERSSGLDPEPGTDKERSAAL; translated from the coding sequence ATGATGCTCATGATCGATGACAGCAAACCGATCTTCATGCAGATCGCCGAACTCATAGAGAACGGAATTGTGGACGGCAGTATGGCCGAGGAATCCCAAGTGCCGTCTACCAATGAGTTCGCAGCTTTCCACCGCATCAACCCGGCAACAGCTGCCAAGGGCGTCAATCTGCTGGTGGATTCAGGAATTCTCTACAAACGCAGGGGGATAGGGATGTTCGTAGCTACGGGGGCACGCGCCCAGCTGGTAGCACGCCGCACCGAAGAGTTCTTCGAGCAGTACGTCAAGCCGCTGGCGTTGGAGGCCCGGAAGCTGGGCATCTCGGCGGAGCAGCTCAACACCATGATTGAACGCAGCTCCGGGCTTGACCCGGAACCCGGGACTGACAAGGAAAGGAGTGCGGCCCTGTGA
- a CDS encoding DUF4395 domain-containing protein — translation MTKPALPPAPVRQPAGGSTPAGAASSAGAAARGGVDWRKVFAFPNPVNEYAARITAGLVVVLAVATLLTGWALGLVALAIGFWLRVLFGPRISPLALLSVKVLAPKIGHAKLVAGPPKRFAQGIGAALTTAAVVLFFTGFQPAAWILLALLIVAASLESFVGFCLGCSIFGFLQRRGLIPEDVCEACNNVTLRRT, via the coding sequence ATGACCAAGCCAGCTCTTCCCCCCGCTCCTGTGCGCCAGCCAGCCGGCGGCTCCACTCCGGCCGGTGCTGCTTCTTCTGCCGGCGCAGCTGCACGCGGCGGGGTGGATTGGCGGAAGGTGTTCGCTTTCCCGAACCCGGTCAACGAATACGCCGCACGGATCACAGCCGGACTGGTGGTGGTGCTGGCAGTCGCCACCTTGTTGACCGGCTGGGCTTTAGGCCTGGTGGCACTGGCAATCGGCTTCTGGCTTCGGGTGCTGTTCGGGCCACGGATCTCCCCGCTCGCACTGCTGTCAGTGAAGGTGCTGGCGCCCAAGATCGGACACGCCAAGCTGGTTGCCGGTCCACCCAAGCGCTTCGCTCAAGGCATCGGTGCCGCTTTGACGACCGCCGCCGTCGTGCTGTTTTTCACCGGCTTCCAGCCCGCCGCCTGGATCCTGCTGGCACTCCTGATCGTGGCGGCTTCGCTGGAATCCTTTGTGGGTTTCTGCCTCGGCTGCTCCATCTTTGGCTTCCTGCAGCGCCGCGGCCTTATTCCCGAGGACGTGTGCGAGGCCTGCAACAACGTGACGCTCCGCAGAACGTAA